One window of the Sphaerochaeta associata genome contains the following:
- the xdhC gene encoding xanthine dehydrogenase subunit XdhC: MANKDVHCIVNGKERVFSVDVRSSLSDMLRGKAGLDSIKHGCDVGECGACTILIDGKPFNSCIYMAIWAEGKTILTLEGLSNTKGEISDIQQAFIDEGAVQCGFCTPGFIMASIPIIEKDEPSSREEIRRQISGNLCRCTGYEHIVDAIEKTQRKRIEQKKG; the protein is encoded by the coding sequence GGCTAACAAAGACGTACACTGTATTGTCAACGGAAAAGAGCGTGTATTCTCAGTGGATGTCCGCTCGTCCTTATCCGATATGCTCAGAGGGAAAGCCGGCTTGGACAGCATCAAGCACGGCTGTGATGTAGGAGAATGCGGTGCATGTACCATCCTGATCGACGGCAAGCCGTTCAACAGCTGCATCTATATGGCGATTTGGGCTGAGGGAAAAACCATCCTGACTCTTGAAGGCCTGAGCAATACCAAGGGAGAGATCAGCGACATCCAACAAGCCTTCATCGATGAAGGTGCCGTCCAGTGCGGTTTCTGCACCCCCGGTTTCATCATGGCCTCCATTCCCATCATCGAGAAGGACGAGCCTTCCTCCCGCGAAGAGATCCGCCGCCAGATTTCAGGCAATCTCTGCCGATGCACCGGCTATGAACACATTGTCGATGCAATCGAAAAAACGCAGAGGAAGCGGATTGAACAGAAGAAAGGCTGA
- a CDS encoding heavy-metal-associated domain-containing protein, whose protein sequence is MKKLTMQLESLTCPSCMQKIENATKALQGVQKESVKVLFNSSKVKLDFDDSAITAEAIEKAVTTLGYEVKKSQVKEI, encoded by the coding sequence ATGAAGAAACTTACCATGCAACTGGAATCCTTGACCTGTCCGTCCTGCATGCAAAAGATTGAGAATGCAACCAAAGCCTTGCAAGGTGTACAGAAGGAGAGTGTGAAGGTGCTGTTCAACTCCAGCAAGGTCAAGCTTGACTTTGATGATTCGGCCATCACTGCAGAAGCCATAGAAAAGGCTGTCACCACCTTGGGCTATGAGGTGAAGAAGTCTCAAGTCAAAGAAATCTAA
- a CDS encoding heavy metal translocating P-type ATPase yields the protein MQKYILGKKNHITVVSAALIIIGFTSELVFHQEQAAMWSLILASVLGVAPIAIQAYQALKVKVVSIDVLVTLAVIGAFFIKNFEESAIVTFLFLFGAYLEQRTLQKTRSAIKELTQMAPESALKQVESGEFEEVDVDDVDVGDTLLVKTGAKVPVDGTVISGEGYINEASITGEAVPVGKKKGSQVFAGTILENGTMQIVADRVGEDTTFGRIIELVEEAQDSKSEAERFIDRFSKYYTPAVLVLSLLVWLVSRNIELAITILVLGCPGALVIGVPVSNVAGIGNGARHGVLLKGSEVIHDFSRVDTIVFDKTGTLTVGNPTVADTQYYVSDIQQTLGYLSSVERESDHPLAKAIVQHLGVLDTYTVQRTNVVAGGGIVAEVDGHRVAVGNVGLMEQEKVVFSEKALRDIARFEASGNSLVLTAVDGELQILMGIRDQIREGVKVHLRKLKRLGVKHLVVLSGDNQGTVDLVSKELGLTEAHGHMLPQDKASYIKKLQAEGRTVAFVGDGVNDSPSLALAHIGIAMGSGTDVAIETSDVVLMNSDFSRLPHALGLAKATANNMRQNIAIAVGVVLVLLASVFFSEWMNMSIGMLVHEASILVVILNGMRLLRFQLRKER from the coding sequence ATGCAGAAATATATCTTAGGTAAAAAGAACCATATCACTGTTGTCAGCGCGGCTCTGATCATTATCGGCTTCACCAGCGAGCTGGTGTTTCACCAGGAGCAGGCGGCCATGTGGTCGCTCATTCTTGCATCGGTGCTTGGAGTAGCTCCGATTGCCATCCAAGCCTATCAGGCACTGAAGGTCAAGGTCGTCAGCATCGATGTCCTGGTCACCCTGGCAGTCATAGGTGCCTTCTTCATCAAGAACTTCGAAGAGTCGGCAATTGTCACGTTCCTGTTTCTGTTCGGAGCGTATCTTGAGCAGCGTACGTTGCAGAAGACCCGCTCTGCCATCAAGGAATTGACACAAATGGCACCTGAGAGTGCCTTGAAGCAGGTCGAGAGCGGTGAATTTGAAGAGGTGGATGTTGATGATGTCGATGTCGGCGATACCCTGCTCGTTAAAACCGGGGCGAAAGTTCCCGTGGACGGCACCGTCATCAGCGGTGAAGGGTACATCAATGAGGCGAGCATCACCGGTGAGGCTGTGCCTGTAGGTAAAAAGAAGGGCTCCCAGGTGTTTGCCGGCACCATTTTGGAAAATGGGACGATGCAGATTGTTGCCGACAGGGTCGGAGAGGATACCACCTTTGGAAGGATCATCGAGTTGGTCGAGGAAGCCCAGGACTCAAAGTCGGAGGCCGAGCGGTTCATCGACCGGTTTTCAAAGTATTACACACCTGCAGTGCTGGTTCTCTCCCTGCTTGTCTGGTTGGTCTCCCGCAATATTGAACTTGCCATCACGATTCTTGTACTGGGATGTCCCGGCGCCTTGGTAATAGGCGTCCCCGTCTCCAATGTCGCAGGCATCGGCAACGGTGCACGCCATGGGGTGCTGCTCAAGGGCAGCGAGGTCATCCACGATTTCAGCAGGGTCGACACCATCGTTTTTGATAAGACAGGAACGCTTACAGTGGGCAATCCTACTGTTGCAGACACCCAATACTATGTCTCCGATATCCAACAAACCCTGGGGTATCTGTCCAGCGTGGAACGAGAATCAGACCATCCCCTGGCTAAAGCAATCGTACAGCATCTGGGTGTACTCGACACCTATACCGTGCAGAGAACCAATGTCGTGGCGGGAGGAGGCATCGTTGCCGAGGTGGACGGCCATCGGGTTGCCGTCGGTAATGTCGGTTTGATGGAGCAGGAGAAGGTAGTCTTCTCTGAGAAGGCGCTAAGGGATATTGCACGATTTGAAGCGAGTGGAAACTCACTTGTGTTGACAGCCGTGGACGGTGAGCTCCAGATCCTTATGGGAATCCGCGACCAAATACGAGAGGGTGTGAAGGTTCATCTGCGCAAGCTGAAGAGGCTGGGCGTGAAGCACTTGGTCGTACTCTCGGGGGACAACCAAGGGACGGTGGACTTGGTGTCAAAGGAGTTGGGTTTGACGGAGGCCCATGGACACATGCTGCCCCAGGACAAGGCTTCCTATATCAAGAAGCTGCAGGCAGAAGGGAGAACGGTTGCCTTTGTGGGAGACGGGGTGAACGACAGCCCCTCGCTCGCCTTGGCCCATATCGGAATCGCCATGGGCAGCGGTACCGATGTAGCCATCGAGACCTCGGATGTGGTGCTGATGAATTCGGACTTCAGCCGCCTTCCTCATGCCCTGGGATTGGCAAAGGCGACCGCGAACAACATGCGTCAGAATATTGCAATTGCAGTGGGCGTGGTGTTGGTCCTCCTGGCAAGCGTGTTTTTCAGTGAGTGGATGAATATGTCCATCGGCATGCTGGTGCACGAGGCAAGCATTCTCGTGGTGATTCTCAACGGAATGCGGCTGCTGCGCTTCCAATTACGGAAAGAACGGTGA
- a CDS encoding ketopantoate reductase family protein → MRTAIYGAGSLGTVLGAYLTRAGIECDLISRNKAHITALQQKGAHIVGKVDLTVGVSALLPEQMQGTYDLIFLLTKQLENRKVATFLRSYLAKDGLLVTMQNGLPESELAQVLGAQRVAGCAIGWGATLQASGVAELTSEPEALAFSLGMLTPGREERLQAVASVLGVMGPVTIEENFIGARWSKLLINASFSGTATVLGCTFGEVAKDKKARRIAQLILKECFDTGHSLGITFEPVQGKNLEKLFDYQGRVKQKLSYLLIPLAMKKHASLKPSMLQDIEKGKKCEVDSINGILSKEGKRAGIATPVNDLVVQIISRLESGQLKPCRENLGFFKAFLS, encoded by the coding sequence ATGCGTACAGCCATCTATGGAGCAGGGTCGCTTGGAACGGTATTGGGAGCGTATTTGACAAGGGCGGGCATCGAGTGCGACCTGATCAGCCGCAATAAAGCCCACATTACTGCTTTACAGCAAAAGGGAGCGCACATTGTTGGAAAGGTAGACCTTACCGTAGGGGTGAGTGCGCTGCTGCCTGAGCAGATGCAGGGGACGTACGACCTGATCTTCCTTTTGACCAAGCAACTGGAGAACCGAAAGGTTGCCACATTCCTTCGCTCCTACCTTGCCAAGGACGGACTCTTGGTCACCATGCAGAACGGCCTTCCTGAAAGCGAGCTGGCACAGGTGCTGGGCGCCCAACGGGTGGCAGGCTGTGCAATCGGTTGGGGGGCCACCCTGCAAGCAAGCGGCGTTGCCGAACTCACCAGTGAACCCGAGGCCCTCGCCTTCAGCCTGGGGATGCTCACTCCTGGAAGGGAGGAGCGACTTCAAGCTGTCGCTTCAGTGCTCGGCGTCATGGGGCCGGTAACCATCGAAGAGAACTTCATCGGTGCCAGATGGTCAAAGCTCCTCATCAACGCTTCCTTCAGCGGAACGGCTACTGTTCTGGGCTGCACATTCGGTGAGGTAGCCAAGGACAAGAAGGCCCGTCGTATCGCCCAGCTGATCCTCAAGGAGTGCTTTGACACCGGACACAGCCTCGGCATCACATTCGAACCGGTGCAAGGAAAGAACCTGGAAAAACTGTTCGATTACCAAGGTCGTGTGAAACAGAAGCTCAGTTACCTGCTCATCCCCCTGGCTATGAAAAAACACGCCAGCCTCAAACCTAGTATGCTTCAGGATATCGAGAAAGGGAAAAAGTGCGAGGTGGACAGCATCAACGGCATCCTCTCCAAGGAAGGAAAAAGGGCCGGTATTGCTACCCCGGTAAACGATTTGGTAGTCCAAATCATCTCCCGTCTTGAGTCCGGACAATTGAAACCCTGCCGGGAAAATTTGGGATTCTTCAAAGCATTTCTTTCCTAA
- a CDS encoding RNA recognition motif domain-containing protein, which translates to MAKKIYVGNMSYQTTEEALYSLFAQYGDVMSARIIMDRDTNRPKGFAFVEMDDDSAAVAAISQLDGRELDGRNLRVNEAIAKERTERRPSYNNRY; encoded by the coding sequence ATGGCAAAAAAAATTTATGTAGGAAACATGAGCTACCAGACCACTGAAGAGGCTTTGTACTCTTTGTTCGCACAGTACGGCGACGTAATGAGCGCACGCATCATCATGGACCGCGACACCAACCGTCCCAAGGGCTTTGCCTTTGTTGAGATGGATGACGACAGCGCAGCTGTTGCAGCAATCAGCCAGCTTGACGGCCGTGAGCTCGATGGAAGAAACCTCAGGGTCAACGAAGCCATCGCAAAAGAAAGAACCGAACGCAGACCTTCTTACAACAACAGATACTAA
- a CDS encoding SLC13 family permease has translation MDRAKLRGLILGVILALVCFALPLDGLTVQGRKALALTVMTVVFWAFQVSHSGYVAGLYLVLLIILKVAKPTVVLAPLATSSTFLIMGAYLLAASVRSSALGERIAYFMLRFVSSYRSLIIVIYLLTFVLSLIIPHAWPRALLIMSVMLVVIDTAQIGVQDARQIGFAVFASSVPISLIFLTGASITNPLAVQYAQVDLGWIGWLKVMGIPSMVASVLTCILFLLLFKQHEKLSINKQAIQEKYEQLGPLSGKEKRIFIWLVIAILSWATDSLHKIDIGWITFLITVLMSFPVIGKVLEARHWKEIPLHMILFITAATAIGKVGAETGMNAYIAHLVLPTHVPTNIFALAAVVTTFTMIVHLLLGSVLSVMGVAIPALLAFAASTSINPLVIVLWAYTVIGSHYILPFHHMNVLVGVGEGNGLYSQKETIRLGIPLIAVVYFITVVVQTLWWKALGLIA, from the coding sequence ATGGATCGAGCAAAACTACGTGGTTTGATTCTTGGAGTGATACTGGCCTTGGTGTGTTTCGCCCTCCCGTTGGACGGTCTGACGGTCCAGGGTAGGAAAGCACTCGCCCTTACCGTCATGACCGTCGTGTTCTGGGCATTCCAGGTCAGTCACAGCGGGTACGTTGCCGGTCTGTATCTTGTCCTTCTGATTATCCTGAAGGTAGCGAAACCGACGGTCGTCCTGGCTCCGCTGGCCACTTCCAGCACCTTTCTGATCATGGGGGCCTACCTGTTGGCCGCCTCGGTTCGCTCCTCCGCACTCGGGGAGAGAATCGCCTATTTCATGCTGCGCTTTGTCTCCTCCTACCGCTCCTTGATCATCGTCATCTATCTTTTGACCTTTGTACTGAGCCTGATCATTCCCCATGCCTGGCCTCGTGCCCTCTTGATCATGAGTGTCATGCTGGTGGTGATCGACACAGCTCAGATCGGGGTGCAGGATGCAAGGCAGATCGGCTTTGCGGTTTTTGCATCTTCGGTCCCCATCTCCCTGATCTTCCTTACCGGAGCGAGCATCACCAATCCTCTGGCAGTGCAGTATGCACAGGTGGATCTTGGGTGGATCGGTTGGCTGAAGGTCATGGGAATCCCTTCGATGGTTGCCAGCGTTCTCACCTGCATCCTTTTCTTGCTGTTGTTCAAGCAGCATGAAAAGCTGTCGATCAACAAGCAGGCCATACAAGAGAAATATGAGCAGCTCGGTCCCTTGTCAGGCAAGGAGAAGCGGATTTTCATCTGGCTTGTCATTGCAATCCTGAGTTGGGCCACCGACTCGTTGCATAAGATCGACATTGGCTGGATAACCTTTCTGATCACCGTCTTGATGAGTTTTCCTGTCATCGGAAAAGTTTTGGAGGCCCGTCATTGGAAGGAGATCCCGCTGCATATGATTCTCTTCATCACTGCCGCCACAGCTATCGGAAAGGTCGGTGCAGAGACCGGAATGAATGCCTACATTGCGCACTTGGTGCTTCCCACCCATGTCCCTACCAACATATTCGCACTGGCGGCGGTGGTAACCACCTTCACCATGATCGTACACCTGCTGCTTGGAAGCGTGTTGTCTGTGATGGGGGTTGCCATTCCGGCACTGCTGGCTTTTGCCGCTTCCACTTCGATCAATCCACTGGTAATCGTGCTGTGGGCCTATACGGTCATCGGCTCGCACTACATCCTTCCCTTTCACCATATGAATGTGCTCGTCGGTGTGGGGGAGGGTAACGGACTGTACTCCCAGAAGGAGACGATTCGACTCGGCATCCCTTTGATTGCAGTGGTCTACTTCATAACCGTAGTGGTGCAGACGCTCTGGTGGAAGGCACTGGGTCTTATTGCATGA
- a CDS encoding 3-ketoacyl-ACP reductase: protein MAKTILVTGGGRGIGRGICLTLASNGYSVLINYAGNEEAARETQRLCSEAAIGSNQSFHILKADISDSRQRNQLIEQAFLATGSLDGLVNNAGVAPLQRADLLDMSEESFDRLMHINLRGPVLLTQHIAKRWKDADALQGKTIIFITSVSATMVSVNRAEYCISKAGLGMAASLFATRLAGEGALVYEIRPGIIKTDMTSAVQQKYDTLLEQGIVPQMRWGLPEDIGRTVNSLLSGGLPFSTGTVITVDGGLAIPRL, encoded by the coding sequence ATGGCAAAGACCATTCTTGTTACCGGCGGCGGCAGAGGCATCGGACGAGGCATCTGCCTGACCCTCGCTTCCAACGGGTATTCAGTACTTATCAACTATGCAGGAAACGAGGAAGCTGCACGAGAGACGCAGCGGCTTTGCAGCGAGGCTGCCATCGGTTCAAACCAGTCCTTTCATATCCTCAAAGCCGATATCTCCGATTCCCGGCAGCGTAACCAGCTCATCGAACAGGCGTTTTTGGCTACCGGCTCACTCGATGGCTTGGTAAACAACGCAGGAGTGGCCCCCTTGCAGCGTGCTGACCTTCTGGATATGAGCGAAGAGTCCTTCGACCGCCTTATGCACATCAATCTTCGAGGTCCTGTCCTGCTTACCCAGCACATTGCAAAGCGCTGGAAGGATGCCGATGCACTGCAGGGAAAAACCATCATCTTCATCACCTCGGTCTCGGCCACCATGGTTTCGGTCAATCGAGCTGAATACTGCATCAGCAAGGCAGGCCTCGGCATGGCAGCCTCACTGTTCGCAACCAGACTCGCCGGCGAGGGGGCCTTGGTGTATGAGATCAGACCGGGCATCATTAAAACCGACATGACCTCGGCCGTACAGCAGAAGTACGATACCCTCTTGGAGCAGGGCATCGTCCCGCAGATGCGCTGGGGCCTTCCCGAGGACATCGGCAGAACGGTGAACTCACTGCTTTCAGGAGGACTGCCCTTCTCCACCGGTACGGTAATCACCGTCGATGGAGGGTTGGCCATCCCAAGGTTATAG